In Rhizobiales bacterium NRL2, a genomic segment contains:
- a CDS encoding leucine--tRNA ligase yields the protein MTEINERYNPAEVEPRWQAAWDSGQCFRAATDTSREKYYVLEMFPYPSGRIHMGHVRNYTLGDVVARYKRARGFNVLHPMGWDAFGLPAENAARDQKVHPAEWTYQNIANMKAELKSMGLSLDWSREFATCDADYYRHQQKLFLDFLKQDLVYRRESWVNWDPVDHTVLANEQVIDGKGWRSGAPVEKRRLTQWFFRITRYAEDLLAELSNLERWPDRVRAMQTQWIGRSEGLRMTFDFAGGGPAEGLTVYTTRPDTIFGASFMAVAAEHPLAQQAAAESAEAAAFVEECRRMGTSEEELERAEKRGFDTGLRVRHPFVEGETLPVYIANFILMEYGTGAIFGCPAHDQRDLDFARKYGLPVVPVVCPPDADPASFEVGNTAFTGEGRLINSDFLDGLSIEEGKDAVAGRMEQAGRGERTVNFRLRDWGLSRQRYWGCPIPVIHCPSCGVVPAPAEQLPIELPMDVTFDKPGNALDRHPTWKHVACPDCGADAERETDTMDTFVDSSWYFARFASADAGTEPVRRADADYWLPVDQYIGGIEHAILHLLYSRFFMRGMTATGHTDLSEPFAGLFTQGMVVHRTYRAADGRWLYPSEVEKGADGAWRHVETGEPVTEGALEKMSKSRNNTVDPGAIIDRFGADTARWFMLSDSPPDRDLEWSDEGANGAWRFLQRVWRLVRTAAAGDAGAPDPGHDLVRAAHRAIEGFTGDLEKFHFNRGVARVHELANEIEKTGGDSPADRAARRFAVETIVRLMAPMTPHLAEECWSALGHAGMIVDAPWPEADPALVRQETVAIAVQVKGKKRAVINMARDADPAEVEAAALAEPNVQRAMEGRTVRKVVVVPNRIVNVVV from the coding sequence ATGACCGAGATCAACGAGAGATACAATCCCGCCGAGGTCGAGCCGCGCTGGCAGGCCGCGTGGGACAGCGGCCAGTGCTTCCGCGCCGCGACCGACACGTCGCGCGAGAAGTATTACGTGCTGGAGATGTTCCCCTATCCCTCGGGGCGCATCCACATGGGCCATGTGCGCAACTACACGCTGGGCGATGTGGTCGCGCGCTACAAGCGGGCCCGCGGCTTCAACGTGCTGCACCCCATGGGCTGGGACGCCTTCGGCCTGCCGGCGGAGAACGCCGCGCGCGACCAGAAGGTGCATCCGGCGGAATGGACCTATCAGAACATCGCCAACATGAAGGCGGAGCTGAAGTCCATGGGCCTCAGCCTGGACTGGTCCAGGGAATTCGCCACCTGCGACGCGGACTACTACCGCCACCAGCAGAAGCTGTTCCTGGACTTCCTGAAGCAGGATCTGGTCTATCGCCGGGAAAGCTGGGTCAACTGGGATCCGGTCGACCACACGGTGCTGGCCAACGAGCAGGTGATCGACGGCAAGGGCTGGCGCTCGGGCGCCCCGGTGGAGAAGCGCCGGCTCACCCAGTGGTTCTTCCGCATCACCCGCTATGCCGAGGATCTGCTGGCCGAACTGTCGAACCTGGAGCGCTGGCCGGACCGGGTCCGCGCCATGCAGACCCAGTGGATCGGCCGGTCGGAGGGCCTGCGGATGACCTTCGATTTCGCGGGCGGCGGCCCGGCGGAAGGTCTCACGGTCTACACCACCCGCCCCGACACCATCTTCGGCGCCAGCTTCATGGCGGTCGCCGCCGAGCATCCGCTGGCGCAGCAGGCAGCGGCGGAGAGCGCCGAAGCGGCCGCCTTCGTCGAGGAATGCCGGCGCATGGGCACCTCCGAGGAGGAGCTGGAGCGCGCCGAGAAGCGCGGCTTCGACACGGGCCTGCGGGTCAGGCACCCCTTCGTCGAGGGCGAGACCCTGCCGGTCTACATCGCCAACTTCATCCTGATGGAGTACGGGACCGGCGCGATCTTCGGCTGCCCGGCCCATGACCAGCGCGACCTGGATTTCGCGCGCAAGTACGGCCTGCCCGTTGTGCCTGTCGTCTGCCCGCCTGACGCCGATCCGGCGAGTTTCGAGGTCGGCAACACGGCCTTCACCGGCGAAGGGCGGCTGATCAATTCGGATTTCCTGGACGGGCTGAGCATCGAGGAAGGCAAGGACGCCGTCGCGGGCCGGATGGAACAGGCCGGCCGCGGGGAGCGCACGGTCAACTTCCGCCTGCGCGACTGGGGCCTCAGCCGCCAGCGCTACTGGGGCTGCCCGATTCCGGTGATCCACTGCCCGTCCTGCGGCGTCGTGCCGGCGCCGGCGGAGCAGCTTCCCATCGAGCTGCCGATGGACGTGACCTTCGACAAGCCGGGCAACGCGCTTGACCGGCACCCCACCTGGAAGCACGTCGCCTGCCCCGACTGCGGCGCGGACGCCGAACGCGAAACCGACACGATGGACACCTTTGTCGATTCGTCGTGGTACTTCGCGCGCTTCGCCAGCGCCGACGCCGGGACCGAGCCCGTGCGTCGCGCCGACGCCGACTACTGGCTGCCGGTCGATCAGTATATCGGCGGCATCGAGCACGCGATCCTGCACCTGCTCTATTCGCGCTTCTTCATGCGCGGCATGACCGCGACCGGCCATACCGACCTTTCGGAGCCCTTTGCGGGGCTGTTCACGCAGGGCATGGTCGTGCACCGGACCTACCGCGCGGCGGACGGGCGCTGGCTCTATCCCTCCGAGGTGGAGAAGGGCGCCGACGGCGCCTGGCGGCATGTGGAGACCGGCGAGCCGGTGACCGAGGGCGCGCTCGAGAAGATGAGCAAGTCGCGCAACAACACCGTCGACCCGGGCGCGATCATCGACCGCTTCGGTGCCGATACCGCACGCTGGTTCATGCTCTCCGACAGCCCGCCCGACCGCGATCTGGAATGGTCGGACGAGGGCGCCAACGGCGCCTGGCGCTTCCTGCAGCGGGTCTGGCGGCTGGTCCGCACCGCTGCGGCCGGCGACGCCGGGGCGCCGGACCCCGGTCACGACCTGGTCCGCGCCGCGCACCGCGCCATCGAAGGCTTCACCGGCGATCTGGAGAAGTTCCACTTCAACCGCGGCGTCGCCCGCGTCCACGAACTGGCCAACGAGATCGAGAAGACCGGCGGCGACAGTCCGGCCGACCGGGCCGCGCGGCGCTTCGCCGTGGAAACCATCGTGCGGCTGATGGCGCCCATGACCCCGCATCTGGCCGAAGAGTGCTGGTCGGCGCTGGGTCATGCGGGCATGATCGTCGACGCGCCCTGGCCCGAGGCGGATCCGGCCCTGGTGCGCCAGGAGACCGTCGCCATCGCCGTTCAGGTGAAGGGCAAGAAGCGCGCGGTGATCAACATGGCCCGCGACGCCGACCCGGCCGAGGTGGAGGCCGCGGCGCTGGCCGAGCCGAACGTGCAGCGCGCCATGGAGGGCAGGACCGTGCGCAAGGTGGTGGTGGTGCCGAACAGGATCGTCAATGTCGTCGTCTGA